TGATATAATGTATCTAAtagaaattgtaaaattgcATCCACATATTTAAACTTCACATGAGTGTTTATAcaagtttcatattttaccCTCGGTTACTGTAAGGTGGTTTAATAAAGGTTCACTCTATTTTATCCTGCAATCAAATTTATGGTTTAGCTTgcttaatattatttctatgttgcaCCTTACTGATTTCCATGTTATTTTGCAgttgaaaaatttaaagtgaaTTCCAAGAAAAGAGCAAATAAAGTTCGTGGAGAAACCCTTTTGCCACCAGGAGTTCCAGGTCGTATCACCAAGGCTGTTCCACTTCTAATAACCAAGGTCCGTCAAATATTAGATGATGAATGGAAGCTACATAGAAACCAACGTGAGGACTTGCAACGTATGTACACACCAAAGGGTTCTATACGGATCGAGGCACTGTTTGATGTTGCAAAACAAGTGGCAAAACAAGAGGCAAAGAAGTGCACTACACCTGAAGCAAAGTCTGATTATGTAGTAAGATATGGTAACATTGTTTGTGTAGTTGGACTACCTGGGGTTGGTAAGAGCACTCTTTTAAAGATGATGATCTACTGTATTTTTGAGGATAAATCAGTGAAACCAGATACACAGTTTTTGTTCCACGTCTCACTGAAGGATTTTAACCCAGATGAGAAAGTTACTCTGTTAGAATGTCTTCTACCTGACGTGGGTGAGTGGAATTTTTCTGCTGAAGAAAACAAAGCTTTGGTTCATTTCCTGTACAGCAACCcaaatgttgttattttgaTTGATGGATGGGATGAACTGTATACAAAACAAGCCAGCAAAAGACTCCATGCATGTCAACTGGATAGCAAGCAAATGCCGGAGGTCTTTGTCAAGAACTTGTTGATGGGTAAGCTTCTACCCAATGCTGTGAAATTTATCACATCAAGACCAGGTCAGTTTTACGAGCTTCACCAAGATTATCGAAATGGTTTGGTTTCTGAGGTGCATGGTATGGATAAACCTGCAAAGAAGGATCTTACTAAACAGATTTGTGGTGAAGCCAATCTTGAAACTGTAGAGAAATTATTGGCAGAGCGTCCAAACTTGGATGCTTTGTGTTCAATTCCAGTCCATTGCATTCAGATTGTAGCTTGTCTCCATTCAAGCATGCCATCGGGTAGTGAGATCAACTCAATGACTGATGTGTTCATTCATACTCTTACCAACTACAAAGCTTCAGATCATGTAAGAACAAACATGTCAGAACGAGAAATTGGACAAGAACTGGTTAAACTTGCTCACCTTGCATACAAAGGACTTGCTAAAAGAAAATTAGTATTTCAGTTGAGTGACTTTGATGAAGTGAGAATCAACGAACAAACTGTTGATATATTTCTGCACACCTATGTTGAAAAGTCCCATAGTTTAAAAATGAGGATCTTGGAAGGAACGAAACGAAGTTACTTCACCCATCTCACCTGGCACGAATTTTTCACAGCAGTCCATCTAATGTTATTCATGTCACAAGAAGATTTTCAGCAGTTGTATGGGCACTTTCAAAGATCCACATTGGGTTATGGTTACCAGATTTATGTTTGGTATTTGTAACTCCACTTCATATGAAGATCTAAAAGTGATTTTCCCAGCTTCGATGATTAAAGATTACAAGGAGAAGAAGAATATTCTCAAGTCTTTAATTTCACTTGAAGTTAAAAATGTGATCAGATTGTCAGGTTGGGTGCATGAAGCCAATGATGCAGAAATATCACAATGGTTTCAAGAGTGCATGCCACAGCTTATAGAGATGTATGCTCCTAGTTATCCGACAGAAGCCTCTGATGTTGTGTTCGCATTTAACACCTTCACAACTCCTCACAACCTTAACCTCAATATGAAAGGTTTGGATGAAGCTTCAGCTGAAACTTTGCTTCGAGGATTTCATGGAAGTCAAGtaaaggtaaaaacatttttctataCAAGAAAGCAAAactctaatgaatgagcatgtattataattagcataattttaatttaactaacCCTTTTACTACCACGGTCGACTAAGGGCGATTAAAACACACCCTGGGCAACCAATAAAGGTTGTCATTTGTGACTGTGCAGGTAGCAGTAGGTAAAGTGATAGAGATATATTACCTAATAAGAAATGTCAAAATTACCCTTTTGGGGATgattattcattcaattaccAACAGGTGAGGAATAAGTACAAACCAGTGCCAGATACCGATATTCGACACTATAACAAACATATGAAATGAAcattattaatcaaaattaatacgtgtatttaaaatattgctataatggtaaaaaaatggttgttCTGCATGTTCTCAGTTGGTATAACCTCATATGTAttgtttttgtacaaaactGGCGCACacaaaggtcaaactacgctcgtaaaggtcaaactacggcGTAcataaaggtcaaactacgacgtacacaaaggtcaaactacgacgcacaaaaaggtcaaactacgacgcacacaaaggtcaaactacgctcgtaaaggtcaaactacgacgcacacaaaggtcaaactacgacgtacacaaaggtcaaactacgacgcacaaaaaggtcaaactacgacgcacataaaggtcaaactacgctcgtaaaggtcaaactacgacgcacacaaaggtcaaactacgacgtacacaaaggtcaaactacgacgcactaaaag
Above is a genomic segment from Ciona intestinalis unplaced genomic scaffold, KH HT000783.1, whole genome shotgun sequence containing:
- the LOC108950749 gene encoding NACHT, LRR and PYD domains-containing protein 3-like, with the translated sequence MYTPKGSIRIEALFDVAKQVAKQEAKKCTTPEAKSDYVVRYGNIVCVVGLPGVGKSTLLKMMIYCIFEDKSVKPDTQFLFHVSLKDFNPDEKVTLLECLLPDVGEWNFSAEENKALVHFLYSNPNVVILIDGWDELYTKQASKRLHACQLDSKQMPEVFVKNLLMGKLLPNAVKFITSRPGQFYELHQDYRNGLVSEVHGMDKPAKKDLTKQICGEANLETVEKLLAERPNLDALCSIPVHCIQIVACLHSSMPSGSEINSMTDVFIHTLTNYKASDHVRTNMSEREIGQELVKLAHLAYKGLAKRKLVFQLSDFDEVRINEQTVDIFLHTYVEKSHSLKMRILEGTKRSYFTHLTWHEFFTAVHLMLFMSQEDFQQLYGHFQRSTLGYGYQIYVWYL